One genomic window of Punica granatum isolate Tunisia-2019 chromosome 1, ASM765513v2, whole genome shotgun sequence includes the following:
- the LOC116192331 gene encoding protein ACTIVITY OF BC1 COMPLEX KINASE 3, chloroplastic, whose amino-acid sequence MAVSSLIMSPPRWAPLPVSRTARVSRPVRVAAPRAALVEASPSGLQPARDNGGSSVPLSVAVAERAEDIQAETRAMARAANATVYSPELLSRKYGSRPIKVTGRALEILIAVGSFGLKLLIDQSNGQIDQNKRKRGAELRRIFTRLGPTFVKIGQGLSTRPDICPPEYLEELSELQDALPTFPDSEAFACIERELGLSLDSIFSSISPSPIAAASLGQVYKAQLRYSGQTVAVKVQRPGIEEAIGMDFYLIRGLGFFINKYVDIITSDVVALIDEFARRVYQELNYVQEGQNARRFKKLYADKQDVLVPDIFWDYTSGKVLTMEWVDGVKLNEQEAIEKQGLKVLDLVNTGIQCSLRQLLEYGYFHADPHPGNLLATPGGKLAFLDFGMMSETPEEARFAIIGHVVHLVNRDYEAMAQDYYALDFLSPDVDVSPIVPALRDFFDDALNATVSELNFKTLVNGLGNVLYQYPFNVPAYYALILRSLTVLEGLALYADPDFKVLAASYPYFAKRLLTDPNPYLRDALIELLFQDGKFRWNRLENLLEQGRKDRDFSAKDALQPVLKLLLGPDGEELRVLVIKEAVRVTEAVVLGSVVDASRTVPDFMRTLLFNGNANGPLVMNDNELKSMIELRDQVVRIWGLLRTSENFDPALLQPILQVLQEPEARSFGGRVAGGITQRLAARLLQQVLRPPVPVPTSTS is encoded by the exons ATGGCCGTGAGTTCTCTAATTATGTCCCCGCCGCGGTGGGCTCCACTCCCGGTCTCGAGGACGGCCAGGGTGAGCCGGCCGGTGAGAGTAGCGGCGCCGAGAGCCGCCCTGGTCGAGGCCTCCCCTAGCGGCCTGCAGCCGGCGAGGGATAACGGTGGCAGTTCCGTGCCGCTGTCGGTAGCCGTCGCTGAGCGGGCCGAGGACATCCAGGCCGAGACCAGAGCCATGGCTCGGGCCGCCAATGCGACAGTCTACAGCCCCGAGCTTCTGTCTCGCAAATACGGCTCCCGCCCTATTAAG GTGACGGGTAGAGCTCTGGAGATACTGATAGCAGTCGGTTCATTCGGATTGAAGCTGTTGATAGACCAAAGCAACGGCCAAATTGATCAGAACAAGAGGAAGCGAGGTGCTGAGCTGAGAAGAATTTTCACGAGACTCGGACCGACTTTCGTTAAAATTGGGCAAGGATTGTCGACAAGGCCCGATATTTGCCCTCCCGAGTATCTCGAGGAGCTCTCCGAACTTCAG GATGCTTTGCCGACATTTCCTGATTCAGAGGCATTTGCTTGCATTGAGAGAGAGCTGGGGCTGTCTCTTGATTCCATTTTCTCATCCATATCCCCGTCTCCAATAGCAGCAGCAAGTCTCGGGCAAGTGTACAAAGCACAGCTGAGATACTCTGGGCAAACGGTTGCTGTCAAGGTGCAAAGGCCCGGTATCGAAGAAGCCATAGGAATGGATTTCTACCTGATAAGGGGCCTTGGATTTTTCATAAACAAATATGTCGATATTATTACCAGTGATGTTGTCGCCCTTATTGATGAGTTTGCTAGAAGAGTTTATCAAGAGCTCAATTATGTGCAG GAGGGACAAAATGCGAGGAGATTTAAAAAACTGTACGCTGACAAGCAAGATGTCCTTGTCCCTGATATCTTCTGGGATTACACAAGTGGCAAAGTATTGACTATGGAATGGGTTGATGGGGTGAAGTTAAACGAGCAGGAAGCCATTGAGAAACAGGGATTGAAAGTTTTGGATTTGGTAAATACCGGCATACAGTGCAGTCTGCGGCAGCTGCTTGAGTATGGCTATTTTCATGCAGATCCCCATCCTGGAAATCTTTTGGCAACACCTGGGGGAAAACTTGCTTTTCTTGATTTTGGAATGATGAGTGAGACCCCGGAGGAAGCGAGATTTGCTATTATTGGTCATGTCGTTCACCTGGTTAATCGGGATTATGAAGCTATGGCCCAGGACTACTATGCTCTTGATTTCTTGTCACCTGATGTAGATGTATCTCCAATTGTACCAGCACTACGAGACTTCTTTGATGATGCGCTTAATGCGACTGTAAGCGAATTAAACTTCAAGACGCTGGTTAATGGTCTTGGTAATGTTCTGTATCAGTATCCATTTAATG TCCCTGCGTACTATGCGTTGATACTCAGGTCGCTTACTGTATTAGAGGGTTTAGCACTATATGCTGATCCTGATTTCAAGGTGCTGGCTGCATCATATCCTTATTTCGCTAAAAGACTTCTCACTGATCCAAATCCATATCTCAGAGATGCTCTCATTGAGCTTCTGTTCCAGGATGGGAAGTTTAG GTGGAATAGACTTGAGAACCTACTCGAACAGGGCAGAAAAGATAGAGATTTCTCTGCAAAAGATGCTCTGCAACCAGTATTGAAGCTGTTATTAGGTCCAGATGGTGAAGAGCTCCGGGTTTTGGTTATAAAGGAAGCTGTACGAGTTACTGAAGCAGTTGTTTTGGGTTCAGTGGTTGATGCATCTAGAACTGTTCCTGATTTCATGAGGACTCTACTTTTTAATGGCAATGCAAATGGACCATTGGTGATGAATGACAATGAACTGAAGAGCATGATAGAGCTCCGGGATCAGGTGGTCAGGATATGGGGACTCTTGAGGACCTCCGAAAACTTTGACCCAGCTCTTTTGCAGCCTATCTTACAG GTCCTCCAAGAACCTGAAGCACGCAGTTTCGGGGGACGTGTCGCCGGGGGAATTACACAACGCCTCGCTGCAAGACTGCTGCAACAAGTACTCCGGCCACCTGTCCCAGTTCCCACTTCAACTTCCTGA